From one Ammospiza nelsoni isolate bAmmNel1 chromosome 14, bAmmNel1.pri, whole genome shotgun sequence genomic stretch:
- the FOXB1 gene encoding forkhead box protein B1: MPRPGRNTYSDQKPPYSYISLTAMAIQSSPEKMLPLSEIYKFIMDRFPYYRENTQRWQNSLRHNLSFNDCFIKIPRRPDQPGKGSFWALHPSCGDMFENGSFLRRRKRFKVVKSDHLAPSKPADAAQYLQQQAKLRLSALAATGTHLPQMSTYNLGVSQPSSFKHPFAIENIIAREYKMPGGLAFSTMQPMPAAYPLPNQLTTVGSSIGTGWPHMYGSGMIDTATPISMASSEYGAYGVPIKPLCHGGQTLPAIPVPIKPTPAAVPALPALPAPIPTILSNSPPSLSPTSSQTATSQSSPATPSETLTSPAPALHSVAVH, encoded by the coding sequence ATGCCTCGCCCGGGCAGGAACACTTACAGCGATCAGAAGCCTCCCTACTCCTACATCTCGCTGACCGCCATGGCGATCCAGAGCTCCCCGGAGAAGATGCTGCCCCTGAGCGAGATCTACAAGTTCATCATGGACCGCTTCCCCTACTACCGGGAGAACACTCAGCGCTGGCAGAACTCCCTCCGCCACAACCTCTCCTTCAACGACTGCTTCATCAAGATCCCGCGCCGCCCCGACCAGCCGGGCAAGGGCAGCTTCTGGGCGCTGCACCCCAGCTGCGGGGACATGTTCGAGAACGGCAGCTTCCTGCGCCGCCGCAAGCGCTTCAAGGTGGTCAAGTCGGACCACCTGGCGCCCAGCAAGCCGGCGGACGCGGCGCAGTACCTGCAGCAGCAAGCCAAGCTGCGGCTCAGCGCCCTCGCCGCCACCGGCACCCACCTGCCCCAGATGTCCACGTACAATCTCGGCGTGTCCCAGCCCTCCAGCTTCAAGCACCCCTTCGCCATCGAGAACATCATCGCCAGAGAGTACAAGATGCCCGGGGGCCTCGCCTTTTCCACGATGCAGCCCATGCCGGCCGCCTACCCCCTCCCCAATCAATTGACTACGGTGGGCAGCTCCATTGGCACGGGCTGGCCCCACATGTACGGCTCCGGCATGATCGACACCGCCACCCCCATCTCCATGGCCAGCAGCGAGTACGGCGCCTACGGCGTGCCCATCAAACCGCTCTGCCATGGCGGGCAGACTTTGCCGGCCATCCCCGTCCCCATCAAGCCTACCCCCGCCgcggtgccagccctgcccgccctgcccgcgCCCATCCCCACCATCCTCTCGAACTCGCcgccctccctgagccccacGTCCTCGCAGACGGCCACCAGCCAAAGCAGCCCGGCCACCCCCAGCGAGACTCTCACCAGCCCGGCGCCCGCCCTGCACTCCGTGGCTGTGCACTGA